One Urocitellus parryii isolate mUroPar1 chromosome 8, mUroPar1.hap1, whole genome shotgun sequence DNA window includes the following coding sequences:
- the Gpr31 gene encoding LOW QUALITY PROTEIN: 12-(S)-hydroxy-5,8,10,14-eicosatetraenoic acid receptor (The sequence of the model RefSeq protein was modified relative to this genomic sequence to represent the inferred CDS: inserted 3 bases in 2 codons) produces the protein MVRPSCSAPSTSVETVVGVLLALECGLGLPGHAAALWTFFHLEVWKPYTVYLLSLLLTACLPFHAAFYLRHRAWGLSLMSCQALLCLLLLSCGVGVACDRYLCALHPWLKVNFCTXKDDLWLLLAALTHQSLLVSKAPQNSTEWPSFSPXTTGQEVLFFLQILLPFGLISFGNASIIRPLQRRTRVSHQQPRLRRAKVLVTAVLLLLGLCFLPSVLSRVLMHTLQGSQSCSVLRSRCTWPRCTHLHSVLNPAVYFSNPAFTHSYQKVFSSLRGRRQAAEPPELLS, from the exons ATGGTGCGCCCCAGCTGCTCGGCCCCCAGCACCTCCGTGGAGACAGTGGTGGGCGTGCTGCTGGCCCTGGAGTGTGGGCTGGGCCTGCCGGGCCATGCTGCTGCCCTGTGGACCTTCTTCCACCTCGAGGTGTGGAAGCCTTACACCGTGTACCTGCTCAGCCTGCTGCTGACCGCCTGCCTGCCCTTCCACGCAGCCTTCTACCTGAGACACAGGGCCTGGGGCCTCAGCCTCATGTCCTGCCAGGCCCTGCtctgcctgctgctcctcagctGTGGAGTGGGGGTGGCCTGCGACCGGTACCTGTGTGCGCTCCACCCATGGCTCAAGGTCAACTTCTGTAC CAAGGATGACCTGTGGCTTCTGCTGGCTGCTCTCACCCACCAAAGCCTGCTGGTCTCCAAGGCTCCCCAGAACTCCACCGAGTGGCCCAGCTTCTCCC GCACCACGGGGCAGGAGGTGCTCTTCTTCCTCCAAATCCTCCTTCCCTTTGGCCTCATCTCGTTCGGCAACGCCAGCATCATCAGGCCCCTCCAGAGAAGGACCCGCGTGTCCCACCAGCAGCCCAGGCTTCGCAGGGCCAAGGTGCTGGTCACCGCTGTGCTGCTGCTCCTTGGGCTGTGTTTTCTGCCCAGCGTCCTGAGCAGGGTCCTCATGCACACCCTCCAAGGGTCACAAAGCTGCAGTGTCCTGCGGTCACGGTGCACATGGCCGAGGTGCACCCACCTGCACAGTGTGCTGAACCCAGCCGTCTACTTCTCCAACCCGGCCTTCACCCACTCCTACCAGAAGGTGTTCAGCAGCctcagaggcaggaggcaggccGCAGAGCCTCCAGAACTCCTATCCTGA